ACCGCCACGAGCGCGCGCCGCACGGCCATCACATGCCCTTGACGCGCCGGCCGAGTTCGCGCTCCACCTCGCGCTTGGCGGTCCGTTCGGCGATGTCGCGGCGCTTGTCGTGCGCCTGCTTGCCGCGGGCCAGCGCGAGCTGCACTTTCGCGTAACCGTCGGTGAAGTGCATGTCGAGCGGTACCAGCGTGAGGTTGCCGTCCTGCAGCTTGCCGATCAGCTGGTCGATCTCGCCGCGGTGCAGCAGCAGCTTGCGCTTGCGGCGCACCGGGTGGTTGGTCCACGACCCGTGGCCGTATTCGGCGATGTGCAGCGCGTGCAGCCAGATCTCGCCGTCTTCGACGGTCGCGAACGCGTCGACCAGCGACGCCTTGCCGTCGCGCAACGCTTTCACCTCGGTGCCCTGCAGCACGATCCCCGTCTCGTACTCGTCGAGGATGGTGTAGTTGTGCCGCGCCTTCCGGTTGGTGGCGATCACCGACCGGCCCTTCTCCCTGGGCACCGCAGACTCCTTCTCTGATCGCAGTGTTGCGCAATGCGCAACGATGGACGACTGAAGGCTGTTCTTTCCGATAACGGCCTCCGGCCGAACCCCGAACCTCCTTCGTCGGTTCGGCGTTACTCCCGGACGTAGACCCGCAGCGTGCCGTACGCGGTGATACCCGCGAGCACGACGCCGGTCAGCAGCAACCACGGGGAGACGTACCAGACGTCGGCCGTCGTGATGCGTGCCAGGATGTTCACACCGTAGAGGTCGCCGAGCGCTTTGTCGAAGAAGAAAACCTTCGCGGCGAACAGCCCGCCGATGGCCAGGAGCGCACCGACGATCGCGGCGAGCACCGCTTCCAGCAGGAACGGCAGCTGGGTGTACCAGCGGGTGGCACCGACCAGCCGCATGATCGACACCTCGGTGCGTCTGGTGTACGCCGCGATCTGCACCGTGTTCACGATCAGCAGGATCGCGGCCACGGCGAGCACGGCGGCGATGGTGAACGCGGCGT
The nucleotide sequence above comes from Gordonia sp. PP30. Encoded proteins:
- the smpB gene encoding SsrA-binding protein SmpB — encoded protein: MPREKGRSVIATNRKARHNYTILDEYETGIVLQGTEVKALRDGKASLVDAFATVEDGEIWLHALHIAEYGHGSWTNHPVRRKRKLLLHRGEIDQLIGKLQDGNLTLVPLDMHFTDGYAKVQLALARGKQAHDKRRDIAERTAKREVERELGRRVKGM